The nucleotide window aaaccaatcactaaatcgaaatcagcgttcaatttcgattattccgtctgatttttggagaatttcaagagatgtcgtttctggccgattttgacaaaagtgggaaggcgggatgaaggcgttgatgatcagcgcacgcctcataggacatgtatacggagtctgttttgccggaagagcaaacggtttccgagatataatggcgaattggcgaccaggccgtaccctatcggcaacttcctgaacggagtgagggcccctagtactTAAAATAGAAAACCGGTTTTTTTGCTATCTCCCTCGGAGGCAATCGGCCTAACTCACTAACGAACCTGGTGGGAATCTTTGAACCCCTTAGTAAACACCGCCGTTTCCACTCAGCGACAGGGATAGGGCGATCGTGTACCTTTCCTGTTATATCGTGCTCTAACCATTAGCCCAAGAACAATAATCTATGGAATGTCGGAAATCAAATTCGGTTTGTGaaaaaaagtcgggcttaaaaAGTTGGACCTATTTTAACATGGGGGTAAAAAATTTACTGTCACTAGATGGCAGTGTAGTATCTTTACTAAAATACGGAAATTAATAATACAACCAGAGAACAGGTATTgccaataaaaatttaaaaagtggGTTAAATGGCATTCTACACGGTAAACATAAGTCGCAATATTCTAGCTTCATAGTTCAGTTTCTACCATGTGGTAATTACATATCATTATTgtcgaattttcttttcctaaaGCACATTACCTAAGAGGCAATCCAAAATCAGTCATCAATGATGAggcgagaagaacgtggtctGGATTCTGGAGGAACAGTTTGCTGCATCTGCTGTAGCTCAGCTAACAGCAGATTTAAGATGCAAGAATTTTGAAACCTTGTTAAttagaataataaaaaagtttttactttcaaACAGTGGCTATGACAACTGCTACTTTTTCCAACTTTCACCTTTATTATCCAAAAGACTTGTCATACTGTCTTCTCAATTGGGTCTCAATTGTAAAAAACTTTGTCTAGCAACAGGACATTTTATTGTGACTAGACCAGTCATGACTATCAAATGCAGGAAAACTTTGTGCTCATTCTTACCATATTGCATCACAATTTGGATTTCCACCATTAAATCACTGCAAAGTTACACAAAATTACTTCAACGGGATTGCATAGGTAAACAGCGTAGAGTTAAAGCAAGGCTAGACTTACTTGTGACGGATTTCACTTCATTGGCCGTGACCTATGCTTCCGGGCACGCACGATGGGAAATTCAATAAACTTAATGTTGAAACTGGGTAGCAATGCAatagcttttgttttttatgggGTTGATATTGTATATAAGATCTGAGTTTTCTGTTGAAGAAAACAGTCTGCCCCAAGTTCTTACACAATTTCTCAACTCAAGTAGCTCACCAGAACAAAAACATGTTTAGTTCAAAGGTAAATGAAGTTATTTTTCCAGTATCTTATTTCTGCTTTTTCATGTCAACGTTCGTTTTCGCAAGTTTAcattattatttgtttgattACAGTCCATGTTAATTGGAATCATGTTGGTACACTGCATGAATTGCATGTCTTCGACCACCACAGAACGCACCACCGACCGTAAGCAACTAGATCAAGAAAGTCAGGAGCAACGCCATCATCAAGGTGCCACTTATTATTTACATGAACGTAAAAATGAGAAGCATGATTTGGAGTGGCTCTTCCACTCGTCATTATGCTGATATATTTCTTCAAGAACAACTTAAGTTCATGAAGTTAATAAGTTTACGGCACCCATTCGATGTTaaatgaatttgattttggCGATCAGGATACGGAATTATCGGGTATGGAGGACATGTCGGTGGCTACGGAGGAGGCTATGGAGAGGGATACGGTGGACAGTACAATAATTATTATGGTATGCATGAttgaaaaacacaataatTCGTTTTACACAGAACACGTAAACTTTTTAGGGTACAACGGTTACAACTATCCATTTCTCGGCTCCAACCTGCTTGCCCAATACGGTGCCGGTTATGGTTCTGTTGGATATGGCACGGGGCACTTCAATTATCCATTACCTTACTCCTATCCATCTTATGGAACCTACGGCTACCACGCTTAGACCAATGGCTTAATAGGTTAACGTGCTCGATAGACTATTACCAATTCATTGAATCAACACTTCTATTTCGTGACAATAAATGCGATTTCAAGGCACGATTaccaattctttcttttctaataTCTATATTAAATTAGAAATATTAAACAATTGAGAACGAAAGACGGTACTTTGACAGAACAAGGAGAAACTCTGGTTCAAGGTAGTACCCACAGCAGTAgtagtattttctttttgtttccttaATACCACCATAAAAGCACCTTACCCTGTTTTGTGGTTTGCGTAGTATTGGTCGTGCCGAGTTTTCAAATTTTCGATGATTTTGGACTCGATTTCAATGCCGCTTTCCACGTCCGAATTAGACAGTCGTATTTCCTCTGCACTGGGACTATTGCTATCCACTAGGgcaacgtaaaccttccgaCTATGCAAAAGGTTTCCAATCACAACCTGAAATGTTTAACGTAAAAACTGTTGAAAACAGCTAATCTAAGGAGTTTGGGCGACTTATAGgaaaattttcttattattttttaaatatagagAAAGAGTCTTACATGATGATGGTACTTGAGTAGtgattcttttgattttgtttccaAGAGGGTTTCATTGGTTTCCAGTTTGAATGAAATGATAAATGCATTTGGAGCCCATAGCGTAACCAACGGTGCTAGCATTTTTGGAACGAGTTGCAGAGAGAGACTTAGGGGGCCACCCGAGGACTGTATCTTATGGCATGGCATCTGGGAAGCAGGTATATAGAAATCTGAAACTGCAGCTGCTAAATACAACAAAGCTAAAGGTCCaagaatttgcattttttgtgCAGTGGCTCGCAACAGCCAGAGATAATCTGACAAAGTGTTGAAGGAAATCATCAGTAAATTGCACCTTTGACGTTGAAACTTCTCGGCTAATTTTCCCAACTCAGCTTGATGTTTTTTACCGACTGAACGAAAAAGCCGTTAAATAATTTTCGCTCGCTAATTCATTTCGTCTAGCTCACCAGTGACACTGTCAGGTAAAACTTCTATCATATCAAAGATATTTCTTCCTACCAGATGTCGAAAATATGGCTCAAGGGATTTAGATCTATACAAGAATATGATGTTGAAATCAAATTATCTGCTTAACAGTTTCTCCTATATGCTGTTACCTATGTAGGAAGATGACCTGATATCCAGCTTCAAGGAAATATTCGGCAGAGGCAGACCCTCTCGTTCCTGCACTGAAGTTGTCAATAAACCGGACTGTGTTTTGCTCTAAAGGCACTGTAGTTCCACCAGACTATAGAAGATAGGTACCCAATGAATTATACTCGTAAAGTTTTACTTCAAATTTTAAATGGAACCTTACAGTGATCAAAGCAACACGACTTTTTTTATAGCTGCTTGCTGACAAAAATCTTGAACCAATTTAACATTTTCATCAAAATGAGCAGGCTTTGGATTTTCTTCAAAGAATATCTTCCAGCTAGGATCTTCTTGAGCCATTTCAGTTCTAAGGTAGGCTATGTCGCCTACCTACAACCAATATCGACTACTGTTTCCTTGACATGTGCGAAATTTTTCTTACCTGCTTTAACATCGATCTCAACCACTGCtgctggaaaaaaattaaatgatcCTGCTTAAATCTGTTCCATGTATGTTAGCCTGGATCACTTCACTTGTCTTTAGCTTGCTAACAGCTGTTGGCCAGCTTGTTGTATTTTCTTGTTAGTCTGCTAGTTCGACACCTTGTAGTTGACTTGACTAGTAAAAACAAGTATGGCGGCAACTGcgcatatttttttgtctacGTTCTAACATTTTGGCTTTGAGACCAAGATATCGTCACTTTTCTTTACTCTGTCTTTTCGCCACGTATTAGGCTAATCAAACCGTTAAATTTCACAGccgtacgtttttttttggggagcCCGTGTTGGTTATCTTACCAGGGTATAACTGCGTAATATTCGTTAACATTCAAACGCACTTTCAGCTATCGTAATTATTGGTTGCTCGAGGGATGGCTCGGCCATCCCGATGGGCAACCTGAATTGCACGAAAGTAAGAGAAGAGAACCCTTAAGGGTGTTGACACTGTATTTGACAGCTCTTTCATAGATGGCGCGATAGcgcactttcttttcttatgcCATGGGAGGCCCCAGAACCCTCAGACCTGTGACAGTCCGAACGTTTGGgtaaatacaaacaaaaaatgggaagaatTCCCTTACAAAATCAACGAATTGAAATGCGAAAGATGCGCTTGCGctcgaaacaaaaaacataaagTTAGGTGGAGCGTTCCGCAATCTCCGCGTCTTCTAATGATTGGCGAAATGCTGGCCTCCTCGGCCACGTCTTCCTCTGCCACGGCTTCTTCCTCCTCTGTAAAAAGGAGATAAAAGGGAGGGGCCAATTAACAAACCGAGCAGAATAAGACAGATGAACGGAAAAATATACGGGTGGAGAGGGCGGGAAATAGAGATTCTTAAGGGTTCTCTTCTCTTACTTTCGTGTAATTCAGGTTGCCCATCGGGATGGCCGAGCCATCCCTCGAGCAACCAATAATTGCACTCAAACGTTCCGTTCCCCTTAAGGGTGATTTTAAAGCTGTTCGCTGCTGCCGTTATCTTGAAAAGCGATTTCAGATGGGGCAATGGGTCTATGATAAAATCTAGCGAAGGTAGATTCTCTTGACCACTGGGCAGCCGTAAGAACGGATTCAATTGGCACTCCTGAAGCGACTGCCTTTGAGGCCGCTGCACCTCTCGTTGAATGCGCAGAGAAGGTTTGTGTGTCCACTCCGGCCCTCTCCATGTAAGATTTAATCCACCTCGCTACTGTAGATGCCGAGACCGGGCGATATGGGGCGATGTTGCTAATCAATAGCCTGTCTACGTTGCCGGCCGGTCTGATGGGGTCTGTGACGTAAATGTAAAACCCTAGGCAGTCTACCGGGCAAACTATTTTGTCCGGGCATCGAGGGATCTTGATTGAGGAAAGCGGGCCTTGGTGCTGGGACTTTCTTGGCTTCGACAAAAAGAGTTGCGGCTCCATCGTCGAATCGAACGGAGCTCCTCTCGATTGCCGCGATTTCGGATACGCGCAGCAGGGAAGTAAGCGCTATTAACGTGGTCAGTTTGGCCGACAACCTATTGAGGCGGAGTGATTCGTTCTCACCATCCGCCTTGGCGAAATCTAACACGACATTAGGTCCCATGTAAAGCTATATTTAGGTTTAGGAGGGTTTAAATTATAGGTGGCTCTTAATAATTTGACTACTAGCGGATGTGAACCTACTTGGAAGTGGTCGATTGGCCCTAAGGTCATCGACAGCATTGATCTGTGAAGATTAATTGTGCTGTATGACTTACCCATCTCAAAAGATGAGTCAGGTACGAGAGGACCGAGCTCAAGTGCTAGACATGGGATTGGTATGCTGTTCAGCACACCAATCTGACCAAGAGTGCCAGGCGGCCTGGTATGCAGTATTCGTGGCTGGACGGCTTCCTGCCAGCAAAAGGTCGACCACTTTTGACGGAAGGCCTTGGTCTGACAGGCTTGTCCTGATAACATCCAGGCGGATAGAAGAAGCTGACTTTTCTCTGCCAGTGGATGGTAGTCGCCCTGGGCTGAAAGCAAAATATCAGATCTGGGCGGGAGGATGCGCGGGTATCGCACGCTAATTCCAGCAGCGACGGGAACCAAATTTGGCTGGGCCATACTGGGCAGATGAGAAGCAGTCTTGCTTCTTCCGCTTTCACTTTGGCCAGGCAACGGGAGATCATGGAGAAGGGGGAAAGGCGTAAGCTGTAAACTCTCCCCAGTTCTTCGAAAAGGCATTGACTGCCCATGCTCCCGGTTGAGGCCGCCAAGAAATGAAGCGGTCATGCTGGTGGTTCCAACTTGCCGAAAACAAGTCGACGTCTGTCGCCCATATGTTATCGATCGCCTGGAAGGATCGACGGCAAAGCATCCAGTCGCTACTGTCTGACGCCGTCTCGACTCTTCGTCCGCCTCGACATTAAGTTTCCCCGGAAGAAAAAATGCTTCGAGCGAAATGCTGCGTTCCTCACAGAATGAGTTGAGCAGATTAGCCAGAATCGATAGACCAATCGATCTTGTGCCGCCCCTTGTTGATATAGCAAACGGCCGTGCTATTATCAAGATAGAGTTTGATTGCGATTTTCGATGAACTGCCGGCGAATGACTTGACTGCGTGAAAAGCAGCCAAGATTTCGAGCTCGTTAATGTGGCGATTTCTATCTGCTGCGGTCCACGGACCTCTGGTTCTAACATCGTCGCAAACAGCGCCCCACCCTGACAGTGATGCGTCTGAATAGATTTCTAAATGAGGGGAGCGTGGGAAAAAGGTTTTCCGTTTACAATTTGCAGTTGTTAATCCACCAATCTAAGTTGCTCCGCGCTTCCGCCGGGAGATATTCTTTTGACAAATCACGGTCCCATTTGTGCAATTGTTGTATATGGAAATCCTGAATTTGTCTGTAGTGCATCTGCGCAAAAGGAATGGAATGGATGGCCCACGCGAAGTTGCCTAAAATTTTAGAGATATCCCTTAAAGTGATATCTTTACTTCCGAGCGCCTTTTTGCAGAGTTTCAAACCTGGTCCATTTTTTCCTGGGGAGCGCGAAGGAAAGTTTGGTGGAATCTACTACTACACCTAGATAGTCTATGCGTTGGACTGGCTGCTTGATTGATTTTGCTTCGTTAATAACGAAACCAAGTGAGGTCAGCGTTTCCGCCACCACTGCGCAGTGGTCTAATGCTTCCGAAAAGGAACGACTCAGAATCAGGATGTCGTCAAGGTAGATGATCAGCCTGATTCCTTTTGATCTAAGATGGCCCATGACTACCTTCATAACCTTAGTGAATACCCTCGGTGCGGCCGACAGTCCGAATGGGAGGCAAGtaaattggaattttttatCCCCCAACAAAAACGGAGAAATTTTTGTGCTCTTTTAGCACCGGGATGAACAAATAGGCGTCTTTAAGGTCTATTTTGGTCATAAAGTCTCCCGGTTCTAAAGTTGCTTGACTGCGTCGAGGccttccattttaaaatgagaGTATGCGACGAAGTTGTTGAGCGCTTTTAAGTTAACAATGGGCCTATAGCCCCCGCTTTTTTTGGTATTACAAAAGGGCACTAAAAATCCGTCCGAATCGGATGTCTCCTCAATGGCCTTTTTTCTAATAAGCTAACCACTTCCTCGTCGCAAACCTTTCCCATTTCCTCTGACATACGAATCATCGGTGGGGAAAGGATTGAAAAGGACGGACAAAAATCAATTCGAAGGCCATTTGAAATGGTCGAAAGAACCCACGGGTCCGACGAAAAACGCCCCCAGTTTGTCTGAAAAAGCGTAGTCTTCCCCGCAAAACGAGGCTGGAGGGGGATGGGGCATGCTAAAAATTAACTCATTTTGAGTGGTTACATACCTTCTCCCACGTCCGCCGCCTCGATCGTTGTCGAATGGAAATTGCCCTCTGCCTCCTCTGCCGGATTTTGATCGTGTTACCGGTCCTGCAGCTGTTTTGGGGCTGGGCCTGGTGGACCACGACGGCTTAGTTTTTCGTCTTGGTCCGCTTCTTTCAACATGGCTTCGAGGAAGCGTTTGCCAAACAGTGACGAAACTGTTTGCTTGCTTGAAAAGGATTTGGGGTCCTCCAGCAAGTAGTCGGAGCGAGGGTCGGTATGGTTGAGGATGTTCCGGCGTCTTCTACGGTTGATGTCGTAGGACGCTGCGGCTGTTAGTTCCAGCGCCACTTTAACGTTTTCGGACACCTCTTCCATATCCAGCGGGCGACCCTGCTTCGTCAGCTGGTGGAGATAGACAAGCGGTCCTGCTATGTCCAGCACTTTAGCTGTACCGAAAGCCACGTTTTCTCTGCCGCTTCGGCTGGTTTGTGGGCGGCGGACTCTTTTAGTCGCCTGGTCATCCAGTCGTCCAGACGTGGAGGAGCCAGGctgaattctttcttttcgaatTCAATCGGGTATTTGTCTGCAAAACCCTTCAGTTCGGCTGGCGTGACGCTCTTGTTCAGCCAGTCGGCGAGGTTTCTCGAATCTTCTTTCGAGACCAGGACCTTTCTTGGATGCTGAGATCTTTCCGATGTCCCGGCTGACGGCGGCGGCGACGGTGGAAGTGCATTTCTCGTGGCGGGAGGCGCCGGAACTACGGGCGTCTGGGACGGTCTGGAGCGGTGCGGGGACCTGGATCTGGGGCGTGCATCGCGGTTGCGACGTTCTTCCTCGAACGACGATCGGCCTCTTGCCTCGTCGAAGGCGACCCTCGCGATCCCGCTGCTGGTGGCGTTCTTGCCTCTCCCGTCGACGTCGCTCCGTTTCTTCCTGCCTCTCCCTGTCACGTTGCTGCCTCTCAAATTCCCGTTGCTGCCGCATCCTCTCGATCTCTGCATAGGCTCGGCGTTCCGCCGACGACTCACTTGGCACTGACACTTCATCATCTTGGCTAAATTCACCAACTTGTTCTACGTCAATTAAATCTACAAAGTTATTAACGCGCGGGTCCAAGGACGGGACGGCAGACTGTCTTCTACGCCTGCCACTCCCGCCTCTGGCCTCGTTAGGATCAATTGACATCTTAACTATTTCGGAGCTGAAACAGGTCTGAGGGTTCTGGGGCCTCCCATGgcataagaaaagaaagtgcgCTATCGCGCCATCTATGAAAGAGCTGTCAAATACAGTGTCAACACCCTTAAGGGGAACGGAACGTTTGAGTGCAATTTAGGATTATACTACATACCAGAGAAACAGTATTATGTTGAGAGAACCTGAAACTCTACCTTATTGCTGTTATCGCCAAGTCTTTATGTGGGTCTAGGAAGGCAATAAGGATGAAACAGGTGATACCAATTCTTCGATTGAATCAGAGCTATCCGTATGAGcctcaaataaaaatacaattatAAGCCACAGGGTTAATTTATTATCACTATAAATTTGCAAAAACTGGACATAAGATGACAGCATAAAACTAACTGAATGGATTTTCATTAATATGATATTTCGAGGTTAGCCATCGTGTTACACCCTCCTTCTATAGCATTTTACATCGTCAACCCCAACACCGTGCTTCAGAGTGTAAAACTTATCGAGAGAGCACGTTATGTACATTCTTATACGAAGGAATTgctactaaaaaaaattgcgacAACGAAATTTTTATCTCATCAAAAGCGACTGAAAACGAATAGCTTGGAACGCAAGAAAACTGTCCGAATTGTGAACACATAAAGATGTATAATTGTGCTCAAGTTTACCCCCAAAAACCGCCAATTTCCTCCATTCCTTATTCCTTAAACGTAAATCAGCGGATGAGAGTcgcattctttttttgttttttgtctttttttttgtaggccAACCATAAAAGTCATGAATTTGCCCAGTTTCTAGTTATCTTTGCTATATAAATTAGCGAAGAACATTTGCGGGCGTTTTTAAAGATATTGGGAttttaagattttttaaaaacagggTTAGTGAGAAGTAGTAAATCCAACAGCAAACGAAAGCGCTAACATAACTTCGGCGGAAGAGAGTGGCAGGGAACGGATTAATTTCAAcgtaaaaaagaacaagacgaaaaaaacaaaaaacaaaaacgaacaaaaaagaaaagaaaaaaaaatcgaacaCACAGATGTTCTCCATTTgcagtaacaaaaaaaaaaaaaaagtccccAGTATTCAAATCATGAGCTGGAATTTAACTGAAATCTCCCCGACAGGTTGGATTTTACCATTGGACGGATCTTTACGGTTATCCTTTCGATTTTACTTGGGGCTGGGTCGAGATAGCGGTGTGCCGGAAGGTTTCCGGATGCCAGTGCTAGTTGTTTTGCGCGCAATGCCAGTCATTGAGTCAGAGGTTCCTTCACGCCTCATCATTCCGGGAGTGCCGGGAGTGCCAGCGCCACTTGATCCAGAGGCCGTGCGTCCCCTAATTTTGAAATggatgaaaatttaaaaaaacttgaagACACAGGGAGAGAAGAAATCAATTTTGATCGGTCCAGCTGCTGACCGCTAAATACCTTTGAGAGGGGGTTGTTAATACAGGAATGTTGGACGTGGAAGGGGTCCGAGACCTGAGTTAGATTATAAGAATACAATCGATGAAGATTTATCCCGTAAACCCAACAATTAAGGGTGAGTACTAcgataaaataatttaactaGCATTTACTTTATTAAACTAACTACTAGAATTTCAGTAAGATAGTTGATGACAATATGTTACAAGAgaattgagaaagaaaaagattgttttaaatgtttgttGGTCAATATTTAAGAATCTAAAACATTAGTTTacgtattaaatttttaactattaaaatttataaattAATACATATAAATTTTATGATTAGAATTTTGTTTAAGCTTGCAGAACACGACATTGCTTTAGGCATGTTTAAAGGCTTACACTGGCCGGCTAGAAGATATCGAGGATCGATGACTAGCCGTGATCGATTGGCGAGCTCTGTTTTTTAAAGGCATCAATTAGCGTTTTGAGACAAATAAAAGTGCGCGCGTTATGTAGCGAAGGCGAATAACAATAGCAAATTGATGGAGAAGAATACGACAAAATTGAGCGACGAAGGCTGTTAATAGTTGAAATTACACAAAGAAATATGGCGTTGAATTACCTAATCCCATCATCACTGTCAACTCCAACATAAACCGGAATTCTCGATCTTGATGGTG belongs to Daphnia magna isolate NIES linkage group LG1, ASM2063170v1.1, whole genome shotgun sequence and includes:
- the LOC116926320 gene encoding occludin; translated protein: MFSSKSMLIGIMLVHCMNCMSSTTTERTTDRKQLDQESQEQRHHQGYGIIGYGGHVGGYGGGYGEGYGGQYNNYYGMHD
- the LOC116926312 gene encoding LOW QUALITY PROTEIN: phosphopantothenate--cysteine ligase (The sequence of the model RefSeq protein was modified relative to this genomic sequence to represent the inferred CDS: inserted 1 base in 1 codon), whose protein sequence is MLKQVGDIAYLRTEMAQEDPSWKIFFEENPKPAHFDENVKLVQDFCQQAAXKKSRVALITSGGTTVPLEQNTVRFIDNFSAGTRGSASAEYFLEAGYQVIFLHRSKSLEPYFRHLVGRNIFDMIEVLPDSVTVGKKHQAELGKLAEKFQRQRCNLLMISFNTLSDYLWLLRATAQKMQILGPLALLYLAAAVSDFYIPASQMPCHKIQSSGGPLSLSLQLVPKMLAPLVTLWAPNAFIISFKLETNETLLETKSKESLLKYHHHVVIGNLLHSRKVYVALVDSNSPSAEEIRLSNSDVESGIEIESKIIENLKTRHDQYYANHKTGTITGTVLGKQVGAEKWIVVTVVP
- the LOC116935279 gene encoding LOW QUALITY PROTEIN: uncharacterized protein LOC116935279 (The sequence of the model RefSeq protein was modified relative to this genomic sequence to represent the inferred CDS: inserted 4 bases in 3 codons), giving the protein MSIDPNEARGGSGRRRRQSAVPSLDPRVNNFVDLIDVEQVGEFSQDDEVSVPSESSAERRAYAEIERMRQQREFERQQRDRERQEETERRRRERQERHQQRDREGRLRRGKRXRSSFEEERRNRDARPRSRSPHRSRPSQTPVVPAPPATRNALPPSPPPSAGTSERSQHPRKVLVSKEDSRNLADWLNKSVTPAELKGFADKYPIEFEKKEFSLAPPRLDDWMTRRLKESAAHKPAEAAEKTWLSVQXKVLDIAGPLVYLHQLTKQGRPLDMEEVSENVKVALELTAAASYDINRRRRRNILNHTDPRSDYLLEDPKSFSSKQTVSSLFGKRFLEAMLKEADQDEKLSRRGPPGPXPKTAAGPVTRSKSGRGGRGQFPFDNDRGGGRGRRGGRSRGRGRRGRGGQHFANH